The following proteins are co-located in the Silene latifolia isolate original U9 population chromosome 1, ASM4854445v1, whole genome shotgun sequence genome:
- the LOC141643378 gene encoding uncharacterized protein LOC141643378, whose amino-acid sequence MVQDMIEQVHLILQKMKAAQDRQKSYADLHRRDIEFVVGDKVLLKVSRMQGAMRFGKRQKLSQKFIGPYDILNRYVSDPSHVLEVDNIELVEALTYAEVPKEILDRKVHKTRNAETVLLKVLWSNHNVEEATWEP is encoded by the exons atggtgcaagatatgattgagcaagtgCACTTGATTctacaaaagatgaaagcagctcaagatcgacaaaagagttacgcGGATTTGCATCGCAGGGACATCGAATTTGTAGTAGGTGATAAGGTCCTCTTGAAAGTGTCACGTATGCAAGGCGCTATGAGGTTTGGCAAGAGGCaaaagttgagtcagaagttcatcggtccttatgataTTCTGAACCGG tatgtgagtgatccgtctcATGTACTTGAGGTGGATAATATCGAGTTGGTTGAGGCTCTAACTTATGCGGAGGTACCTAAAGAGATATTGGATCGTAAGGTGCACAAAACAAGAAATGCTGAAACCGTCTTGCTTAAGGTgctatggtctaatcacaatgtggaagaagccACTTGGGAACCGTAA
- the LOC141602330 gene encoding uncharacterized protein LOC141602330: MVLTINNPINGAKLSATTNTSITHFSLHRSNHCVQPMNPRKACYIVAATGKFNPRTTKFDSKNRRGGTTSSSTTTKEEIKEKNKNYVEDNVNGGVVEDVFADDGFVIPELPGDKPDWFEGPQWDALGFFVQYLWAFGVVFALVACAIAVATYNEGATDFKDTPAYKESIQSQDLLEDPNASDSDIFESNPTEEAPALE; encoded by the exons ATGGTGCTAACCATCAATAACCCCATCAATGGCGCCAAACTATCCGCCACAACAAACACCAGTATAACTCACTTCTCTCTCCACCGTAGCAACCACTGTGTACAACCCATGAACCCCAGAAAAGCATGTTACATAGTTGCAGCAACAGGTAAGTTTAACCCAAGAACAACCAAGTTTGACAGCAAAAACAGAAGAGGAGGAACAACATCATCTAGCACAACAACTAAGGAAGAAATCAAAGAAAAAAACAAGAATTATGTTGAAGATAATGTTAATGGTGGTGTTGTTGAAGATGTTTTTGCTGATGATGGTTTTGTTATTCCTGAACTTCCTGGTGATAAACCTGATTGGTTTGAAGGTCCTCAGTGGGATGCTCTTGGTTTCTTTGTTCAGTATTTGTGGGCTTTTGGTGTCGTTTTCGCG CTGGTAGCATGTGCAATTGCTGTGGCAACATACAATGAAGGGGCAACAGATTTTAAAGATACTCCTGCATACAAGGAATCAATTCAATCACAGGATCTGTTAGAGGATCCCAACGCTTCAGACTCGGATATTTTCGAGTCTAACCCAACAGAGGAGGCTCCGGCGTTGGAATGA
- the LOC141602342 gene encoding non-specific lipid transfer protein GPI-anchored 10, with protein sequence MVHFQTGIITVTVLLIFHVGLTRSQTIPSDSPPLLPPIMEECGSSIFPLAPCGPYVQGQSPETNLQCCQNLAQVYHDQPGCLCLFLNGTALAALPINTTRALLLPKLCDVHIDSSSCLSPGSNSAPPTAPSSQGSFTRSPTTFTAGSPTVTVAPRPSTVRFGMGISSAYKIAGVQFGVLAAVSILLATLLW encoded by the exons ATGGTTCACTTCCAAACTGGTATTATCACTGTTACTGTACTCCTGATATTCCATGTTGGCTTGACTCGCTCACAGACGATTCCCTCTGATTCGCCTCCCCTTTTGCCCCCCATTATGGAGGAATGTGGGTCTAGCATCTTCCCACTGGCCCCATGTGGCCCTTATGTACAAGGCCAGTCTCCGGAAACCAACTTGCAGTGCTGTCAGAACCTTGCTCAGGTGTACCATGATCAACCTGGTTGTCTGTGCCTTTTCCTCAATGGCACTGCTTTGGCCGCTCTTCCTATTAATACCACCCGCGCTCTTTTGTTGCCTAAGCTCTGTGATGTCCATATTGACTCCTCTTCTTGTTTGTCACCAG GCAGTAATTCAGCACCTCCTACAGCACCGTCATCTCAGGGTTCATTCACAAGAAGCCCAACTACTTTTACTGCAG GGTCTCCTACAGTGACAGTCGCGCCAAGGCCAAGCACTGTGCGATTCGGGATGGGGATTAGCTCAGCTTACAAGATTGCTGGGGTTCAGTTCGGAGTACTAGCAGCAGTCTCTATATTGTTAGCAACTTTACTTTGgtag